A region of Cucumis melo cultivar AY chromosome 2, USDA_Cmelo_AY_1.0, whole genome shotgun sequence DNA encodes the following proteins:
- the LOC103487429 gene encoding uncharacterized protein LOC103487429 encodes MATRSLRVNSRRLRPKYLLFMLLMLVPISVITIFNYGQKISYFFRPLWDKPPRPFVRLPHYYAENVSMEHLCRLHGWSLRSEPRRVFDAIIFSNELDLLEIRWRELYPYVWKFVILESHTTFTGIQKPLLFDANRARFAFAENKTVHDVFSGRIAPRGSHRNPFDLESHQRVAMNGLLKRAGISNGDLLIMSDTDEIPSPHTVKLLQWCDDVPPIVHLEMRNYMYSFEFPVDYSSWRATIHIYGPHTHYRHSRQSELIFSDAGWHCSFCFRNIQDFAFKMTAYSHADRVRRRDFLNYSRIQKLICQGDDLFDMLPEEYTFQELIKKMGSIPRSSSAVHLPAYLIENADKFRFLLPGGCVRTSEENIPGLNRQP; translated from the coding sequence ATGGCTACACGATCTCTTCGGGTCAATTCTAGACGATTACGGCCtaaatatcttctttttatGCTTCTTATGCTTGTCCCGATCAGTGTTATTACCATTTTCAATTATGGGCAAAAAATTTCTTATTTCTTCCGCCCACTTTGGGACAAACCTCCCCGCCCTTTTGTGCGCCTACCACACTATTATGCAGAAAATGTGTCTATGGAACATCTTTGTCGCCTCCATGGCTGGTCTTTGCGATCTGAACCTCGTCGTGTTTTCGATGCCATCATCTTCAGCAATGAGTTAGATTTGCTTGAAATTCGATGGCGGGAGCTTTACCCATATGTTTGGAAGTTTGTAATCCTGGAGTCACATACCACTTTTACAGGCATACAGAAGCCATTACTATTTGATGCAAATAGAGCTAGATTTGCCTTTGCAGAGAATAAGACTgtccatgatgtgttttctGGAAGAATTGCACCTCGTGGTTCGCATAGAAACCCATTTGACCTTGAATCCCACCAACGTGTAGCTATGAATGGATTACTTAAGCGTGCAGGGATTTCAAATGGTGATCTTTTGATCATGTCCGATACTGATGAGATACCGAGCCCACATACAGTGAAACTACTGCAATGGTGTGATGACGTGCCTCCTATAGTCCATCTTGAAATGAGGAACTACATGTATTCTTTCGAGTTCCCCGTGGACTACAGCAGTTGGCGAGCCACAATTCACATTTATGGCCCACATACTCACTATAGACATTCGCGCCAAAGCGAACTTATATTCTCCGATGCAGGATGGCATTGTAGCTTTTGCTTTAGGAATATTCAAGATTTTGCATTCAAGATGACAGCTTATAGTCATGCAGACCGCGTAAGGCGGCGAGACTTCTTAAATTACTCCAGGATACAAAAGCTCATCTGTCAGGGAGATGACCTCTTCGATATGCTTCCTGAAGAGTACACCTTCCAGGAGTTGATTAAGAAGATGGGATCAATTCCGCGCTCTTCATCGGCTGTTCATCTTCCTGCATACTTAATAGAGAATGCAGACAAGTTCAGATTCCTACTTCCTGGAGGCTGTGTAAGAACCTCTGAAGAAAACATCCCAGGGTTGAATAGGCAACCGTAG